TGAAGTTGCTGCCACGCCTGAGCCAATGCTGGATCATCTGACTGATAGCGATTTTTGGCGTAATCTTTCAACCATGGCCCAAGCTCCACGGCCTGCTTTGACCAAGCGGTGTCACTCATCAACTCATAAAGTACCTCGTTATTTTCCAAACCTTCCCCCGAAATGGTAAAGCCGACCAAGTTCCCTTTTCCAGAATGCTGCAATGTTTTGGCCACCTGACTGGCATAAAAGTTCATTTTTCCGCAATAGGGAGTTTTCCCTCCCATGTTAGGAACATAACCCATGACCCAGCTTCTGCCATGGAAGCCTGAAAAATCATCCCAGTTCGGGTTATAATCATTAGCATAATCAAGAACCAGTAATCGGTCATTTGGCACCGACTCTAGCAAAGCTTTCACCGTATCCTTATTCCAAATATAACGCTGGTAATTAAACATCCACCCCTGAAGCGTCCAAATGGCATCAGGTGCCGCCGCGGTTATCGCCTCATAAGTGCGTTTACCATAATTGGCGAGCATTTCCGTGGCCGGAACTCCCGTCTTCGGCAACTTCATCTCGTTGAACGAATCCACCAGAATATATTTGGCCTCGCCAAACTCATTCTGCCACTCGATCAAGTAGTCCTTGGTAATCGCAGCAAAAACAGGATGATCAGGCAGCATCACCACCGGCCGTTGAGACTCCGGAAAGCCTCCATTCCAGTGGGTAGTGTGTAATTCGATCTCGGGATGAATACGCTTAATTGCAGGGGGAACAAATCCTGCAAACCCTTGCACCACCGGTTCAATACCGATCTCGCGCATGCGCTTCAGAACATGATGCTGAAGCTTGATTTGTGATTGGTGCCAATCCGCGCTCAGCTTACCACCGACTTGACGAATACAGCCCATACGGTGAAACGGCAAATGCGCGGGACCAGTCTGATAGGCTTCGATTTCCTGCCGACTCAATCCCATCTTCAGCCAAACTCTCTCGAGAATCGCTTCAGACGCAATCGGGTTGAGGATCATGTTGTAGCCATGCATCGCCAGCCAATCAAGCTCCTGACTCCATCGTTCCACAGTCCAATACGGAGTTGTATAACCAAAGGTAACAGCATTGTAACAGTGCCGAATTTTAAACGGGGTTTCACCTCGGATTGGTGAACAATCAGGCCACTGGTCAGGGATGTTCAATCTCGCCCCCGCCCAACCGACTGTTCCCATATGATGGGCGCGTAGATAGTCATAGACACCACGGCAAATCGCTACCACGGAGCTGCCCCTGATGCTAAGCAAGTCCGGTGACGACTGATATTCATATTGATCTCTCCCATCGACCTGAGGCAATACACCCAAGCTGATACGTGAAGCTACGTGCTCTCCCATCACGCGGGAGAGCACGCCTTTGGCAGCTTCCGTCACCTTCGCTCTCTGACCTGCAGTAATCTCTGCAGCCTCCGCAATGTCTGCAGCCAATAAAATCGGCATCAATAGAACAGCCGTTAGAATAGAGGTCGTTAAACGAAACATCATCAGTATAAAAGGTCACCTTTTCATCCAATCGCATCAGACCGACGCCATTCTTCTGCGATGCAGCAGCAGACCAGAACAAGAAATGAGCAAAAGCGAAGCCGCACCGGGCTCGGGAACGGGTTGTGTTTGAAATGCCACCTCGTTAATCCCTCCCACATACTCCCCAAAGCTGTCAACATTAGCCTGATTCAATGATATGGAAACTTCTGACACATTGCTTAGATTGTAACTACTTAAATCGATCAAGTCGGCGACATGGCTTGTTTGACTCAAGTCAGGGGTACTTATATTAAATGTTCCGATGGTGCTTAATCCGCTCCCAGTATTCACAGCAACCGTAATAGACGAGGCATGACTATTAGGTCTATTAGCCTGGGTATAACTCCAAAATGCCAAGGTCGTGAGCTGATCTTCAATAGCAGTAGTAAAACTATAGGTGACAGTCACATCCAATACATCGGGTGCTCCTGCGTTCTGGGTTAAATACTGGATATCTCTATTATATCCTCTCTCATGTGTGACAGTGCTCAGGTTAGCATCCGTCAAGGTAGCTGAAAGCCCGGACCCATCAATAGTATGGTCAATACCCGTGTTGCTTGCGGGATTTGAATGTGCTCCTGCAAGGCTTACAGCATCAGGTATAACAATTGCGGCTGATAAACTCGCGGACATTGCCGACAAGGCACATAGGGTAACATTTACTCTTTTCATAATTTTTTGTTGTTTTGTATTTAGCTCAGCAAATACTTCATCGCATTGAGCCAAAATCTGGCATAGTCGTCCCAATAGACAAAATTGCAGCCCCAATGAGGCGCAGGATCTGAAGTGTAGGCCAGACTCCGGCCAGCTCCAAATGTTCCAACTGCAAGCATAGGATCTGAAGAGCCCTCCCAGCACGCCAGTACTTGGCACTCTTCCTTGGGCAAAACGCGATTGTATCCAAGAATAGGAGGAGTGTGATGAATATCAATCCCATTGAAAATCATATGCTCGGGCTTCTTAACCAAACCTCTAAACCCTTCTGTGCTTTCCACCAAGTCTTCTACCGATAGGCACTCCACTGGCAAGATCTCAGCCAATCTCGACCTTCCCCACCCCCCTTTGCCCATTTCTCCATTGAAACTCAACCAACCACCTAAAAACATCATGTGTGTTCCCGCATGCATGGCCTCCACCGTCAGACGCACACGATCAGGGAAGGTCAAGGGCTCACCACCGAACTGGGAGCGATCAAAAAAGCTAGGAGCCAGTTGGAAGTTCTTCAACTCCACATCCGAAAAAATAATCGTATCATAAGACTCGAGGATTTGCTCCCATTCACCTGGAGCCATACGATAAAAGTCCCAGGTCGGCACACTGGTCACTTCATACTCGCCGGACGACTCAAGAGCGGCCTGCAGATATTTACCATAATTAAACATCTCCACCCCCTTCATCGCATTATTGAATGGCGTTTCCGCAAAATAAGGCCCAAGCATTACCGCCCAGTCACCAATGTAATATATTTTCTTCTTTGTCATCAAATCATTCACCTCAAACCTGCCCATTCATCAAGCAAGCGCAAGAATGATACCCCCTGCCCGGACAACGGGCTATACGTGAGATGTCTCAATTCCTCGAAAAGATGTCGCAAAAAAAACCTAACCAAATTACAAGTTTACAAATCGACTCTGGGCAAACTGATTGCGTAACATCGTTGGTGAGCAACCAAATACAAGATCGCAATCGCGAGAAAGGTCCTGAACCCGGCGGTAGCCTGTCTGGTAGGCTATCTCAGATACACTCAGGTTACTGGACACCAGTAACCCACGGACATGACTCATGCGAATCGCTCTAAGCCGCCTACCGGGAGGCAGCCCCGTAGCCTGTCGACACACCTGGGACAGTTGCTTACCCGTCACATGATAACGCTTGCTCAATTCACAAAGTTTGGGTAGTGGAGCATCGACAGCCCGACTGTAATCGCGCTCAATCTGCCACCACAGCGAAACGTCCCCCGTGAATGCCTGCGATTGCTTAGTTGACGGGTAGGCCTGAGCTATCAGTTCAAGCACACGTGCCCCGATCCGAGCCTGATTAGCAATATTATCCAAGCTGAGAGTGTTCCAGTCGTGAAGAAGGCTATCTGCAAGATCCAGTGCGGCAGGCACGACATCGACAACACGTTGATCAGGCAACACTGCAGGAAGCTCTGGGCATTCGAAATTGACGGTAATAAACGACCAAGGGCCCTGGGTCACCTGCCCCCTGACCAAGACATTGGCGGGATACCAAACAGCCTGCCCTACTGACAACACCTGTCGCACCCCCCCGACCTCCTGTTCGACTTCCCCCTCTGTGATGAAGTGGATCAAGTGACCAGATAATGAGGATGACCGAAAACGCAGTGCTTCTGTGCGAACGATTTTCGCAACAAAATAAACACGCGGTATAGAAGGAATATCCAACGATCGGGTCTGACGATAATCACCACTCATAAGTTCTCCGAGGTAGATACGGGTTTAACCTTCCATCATTCTCTCAAATGTCACAATGGTATTACCCAGCATGCAACAAAATCCTCTCATCAAATTGTAACTGCGACATGGATAGCCAAGCGGCCTCCCACGCTCGGTCTGCATCAGAAGTATGATAGCAACACATTTGATTTTTCTCCGATTTACCTTACTTCATGCAGTTCAAAATCGCAGTAATTCAAGATCTCAGGATGACTTGATTTCCAAAGATGGTGATTGCCATTGCCGAGGATTCACACTACCGCGTGCCCTTCCCAACGGCGTTCCGCGCGCCGCCAACAGCTTTCCTAACTCACTATGTTTCATCTCTTCAGCAAAAAAAATGGCAACCTCAAGGACGACTCCCTGTCGGGTTTAACCGTCGCCTTGGCCCTGGTTCCCGAAGCGATTGCCTTCTCCTTCATTGCCGGAGTCGACCCTCTGGTCGGCCTTTGGGCCGCGGTGTTCATGGGCTTTATTACCTCCGCCCTGGGTGGCCGCCCGGGAATGATTTCCGGAGCGACTGGTGCCATCGCCGTTGTGGCGGGATCCGCGGTCAAGTTTGGTAACGATCTGGGTGACGATCTCGGCATTCAGTATCTCTTTGCCGTCATCATCGTTGCAGGAGTGATCCAAATCCTCTTCGGAATATTAAAACTTGCGCGATTCATCCGCCTGGTTCCCCATCCGGTGATGATCGGCTTTGTCAACGGTCTGGCAATTGTGATCGCCGAAGGCCAATTCGGATTTTTTAAAGCCAGCGGTGAATGGCTCTCCGGCCAACCACTCTACCTGATGGTCGGACTGGTTATCCTGACCATGCTGATCATTCAGTTTTTTCCAAAACTCACCAAAGCCGTTCCATCCACGCTGGTGGCCATCATTGTCGTTGGCTTGATCAGCGCCTTTGGAATGGACGCCCGCACCATTGCGGATGTCCTCAAAGACGGCGGAGGCACCGGGTCTCTCAGCGGGGACTTCCCTCCCTTTGCTTTCCCAAGCGATGTCAATTGGGGCGCCCACTGGCAGTTTATTCTCAAAACCGGATTTGTGGTCGCCATGGTCGGCATCATTGAATCCCTGATGACCCTGCAGCTGATCGATGAAATCACCGAAACCCGGGGACAAGGCAACCGTGAAAGTATTGCTCAGGGAACCGCCAATATCCTCTCCGGACTCTTCCACGGCATGGGAGGTTGCGCCATGATCGGACAGTCGCTGATCAACATCAAATCCGGTGGACGCGGCCGAACCTCCGGTGTAGTGGCAGCTGTCGCCCTGGCCCTCTTCATCATGGTCGGAGGCCCGCTGATCGTACAAATCCCCATCGCAGCCTTGGTCGGCGTCATGTTTATGGTCGTGATCGGCACCTTCGAATGGTCCACCTTCAAGAGCTTCGGCAAAATTGCTCACACGGAGATGATTGTCATCATCGCCGTCACCCTGGTGACAGCCATCATGCACGACCTCGCCCTGGCCGTCTTTGTCGGCGTGGTTCTCTCCGCCTTGATTTTTGCCTGGGAAAGCTCCAAGCACATCACCGTGACCATGCACAAAGACACCCCGGAGGAGCGGATCTACGGCGTCGAAGGCATGCTCTATTTCGGCTCCGTGCGCGAGTTCTCCGATCGCTTCCAAGCAAAATCCGATGTCCCGAACATCGTCATCGATTTCGAAGACGCCCGCGTTTGTGACCTCTCCGGTCTCGAAGCCATCAACGCCCTCGGGGAACGCTACCGCAATGCGGGGAAAACCCTCAAATTGCGTCACCTCTCGAAAGACTGCCGCCGCATGCTCGACCGCGCTGGCAAACTGGTCGAGATCGAGGTCCTACCTGATGACCCCACTTACTCGGTGGCTCGCCTGCGCAGCGAGGACAGCAAGATCATCAGCGCCTAAACACCGGGTCGATCGGCTTGATAACCAACTTCGCCCCCGGAATGCGAAATTAAACCCCCGTTC
The sequence above is drawn from the Oceaniferula marina genome and encodes:
- a CDS encoding alpha-N-acetylglucosaminidase; its protein translation is MMFRLTTSILTAVLLMPILLAADIAEAAEITAGQRAKVTEAAKGVLSRVMGEHVASRISLGVLPQVDGRDQYEYQSSPDLLSIRGSSVVAICRGVYDYLRAHHMGTVGWAGARLNIPDQWPDCSPIRGETPFKIRHCYNAVTFGYTTPYWTVERWSQELDWLAMHGYNMILNPIASEAILERVWLKMGLSRQEIEAYQTGPAHLPFHRMGCIRQVGGKLSADWHQSQIKLQHHVLKRMREIGIEPVVQGFAGFVPPAIKRIHPEIELHTTHWNGGFPESQRPVVMLPDHPVFAAITKDYLIEWQNEFGEAKYILVDSFNEMKLPKTGVPATEMLANYGKRTYEAITAAAPDAIWTLQGWMFNYQRYIWNKDTVKALLESVPNDRLLVLDYANDYNPNWDDFSGFHGRSWVMGYVPNMGGKTPYCGKMNFYASQVAKTLQHSGKGNLVGFTISGEGLENNEVLYELMSDTAWSKQAVELGPWLKDYAKNRYQSDDPALAQAWQQLHQSVYSWFTPHPAFGWQKMKLGRGNVYRDPKFFRAVQTFLSVADQHAENANYRDDAVEMSAIVLSLHAEDYFAAIAHSVSLGDMAVADRAAKRGVELLLDADRLLQSHSLHRLDRWIDLARAHSTSDRQSDFYETNAKQIITTWGPPVNDYACRMWSGLIRDFYVPRIQKVIASRIQGEPFDRRAWEATWLQNPGVSKVAVYANPAVQAAELVERAMKQKVPRTKASKLDAVAYWAPNDLKKDTWVTLDLPVTTEQLKRMKGVRFVFTGGHHRLDIRSVALIADGQQVALDRHPGEAGDFHRNNKYDVALPAGMQVNNTIRLRAEVRTTKGVSSNGMILLVQ
- a CDS encoding PEP-CTERM sorting domain-containing protein (PEP-CTERM proteins occur, often in large numbers, in the proteomes of bacteria that also encode an exosortase, a predicted intramembrane cysteine proteinase. The presence of a PEP-CTERM domain at a protein's C-terminus predicts cleavage within the sorting domain, followed by covalent anchoring to some some component of the (usually Gram-negative) cell surface. Many PEP-CTERM proteins exhibit an unusual sequence composition that includes large numbers of potential glycosylation sites. Expression of one such protein has been shown restore the ability of a bacterium to form floc, a type of biofilm.), which encodes MKRVNVTLCALSAMSASLSAAIVIPDAVSLAGAHSNPASNTGIDHTIDGSGLSATLTDANLSTVTHERGYNRDIQYLTQNAGAPDVLDVTVTYSFTTAIEDQLTTLAFWSYTQANRPNSHASSITVAVNTGSGLSTIGTFNISTPDLSQTSHVADLIDLSSYNLSNVSEVSISLNQANVDSFGEYVGGINEVAFQTQPVPEPGAASLLLISCSGLLLHRRRMASV
- a CDS encoding glutamine amidotransferase, translated to MTKKKIYYIGDWAVMLGPYFAETPFNNAMKGVEMFNYGKYLQAALESSGEYEVTSVPTWDFYRMAPGEWEQILESYDTIIFSDVELKNFQLAPSFFDRSQFGGEPLTFPDRVRLTVEAMHAGTHMMFLGGWLSFNGEMGKGGWGRSRLAEILPVECLSVEDLVESTEGFRGLVKKPEHMIFNGIDIHHTPPILGYNRVLPKEECQVLACWEGSSDPMLAVGTFGAGRSLAYTSDPAPHWGCNFVYWDDYARFWLNAMKYLLS
- a CDS encoding AraC family transcriptional regulator: MSGDYRQTRSLDIPSIPRVYFVAKIVRTEALRFRSSSLSGHLIHFITEGEVEQEVGGVRQVLSVGQAVWYPANVLVRGQVTQGPWSFITVNFECPELPAVLPDQRVVDVVPAALDLADSLLHDWNTLSLDNIANQARIGARVLELIAQAYPSTKQSQAFTGDVSLWWQIERDYSRAVDAPLPKLCELSKRYHVTGKQLSQVCRQATGLPPGRRLRAIRMSHVRGLLVSSNLSVSEIAYQTGYRRVQDLSRDCDLVFGCSPTMLRNQFAQSRFVNL
- a CDS encoding SulP family inorganic anion transporter, with the protein product MFHLFSKKNGNLKDDSLSGLTVALALVPEAIAFSFIAGVDPLVGLWAAVFMGFITSALGGRPGMISGATGAIAVVAGSAVKFGNDLGDDLGIQYLFAVIIVAGVIQILFGILKLARFIRLVPHPVMIGFVNGLAIVIAEGQFGFFKASGEWLSGQPLYLMVGLVILTMLIIQFFPKLTKAVPSTLVAIIVVGLISAFGMDARTIADVLKDGGGTGSLSGDFPPFAFPSDVNWGAHWQFILKTGFVVAMVGIIESLMTLQLIDEITETRGQGNRESIAQGTANILSGLFHGMGGCAMIGQSLINIKSGGRGRTSGVVAAVALALFIMVGGPLIVQIPIAALVGVMFMVVIGTFEWSTFKSFGKIAHTEMIVIIAVTLVTAIMHDLALAVFVGVVLSALIFAWESSKHITVTMHKDTPEERIYGVEGMLYFGSVREFSDRFQAKSDVPNIVIDFEDARVCDLSGLEAINALGERYRNAGKTLKLRHLSKDCRRMLDRAGKLVEIEVLPDDPTYSVARLRSEDSKIISA